A single region of the Anopheles funestus chromosome X, idAnoFuneDA-416_04, whole genome shotgun sequence genome encodes:
- the LOC125767392 gene encoding LIM/homeobox protein Lhx2-like, which translates to MMTMDVTKPEPPSATAGMGGGNTSTMSLGGLIPAGSQQQQQPHQQQQQQPNTLNNQSVAGGGPAGAGGGGGGGPPHQQQQLCAGCGKHIQDRFLLRALDLLWHEDCLKCGCCDCRLGEVGSTLYTKGNLMLCKRDYLRLFGNTGFCAACNKVIPAFEMVMRARNNVYHLECFACQQCNHRFCVGDKFYLCENKILCEYDYEERLVFASMANHPMLKRQISQGSGGPVMQNGHGGGGGGGGGGGGGGGGGGGAGNGGPQMQAGPGQGMGGIPSPQQNGANGNLMGLVGQRNTGGGGTASGAGGGGGGGGGVVGGGAGGVGGGDHNNNSSSLSAALAGGPSPFGTPAHIKAALSTAS; encoded by the exons ATGATGACGATGGACGTCACAAAGCCGGAACCACCCTCGGCGACGGCAGGTATGGGCGGTGGTAACACGTCCACCATGTCCCTCGGCGGACTTATCCCTGCCGGTtctcagcaacagcaacagccccatcaacagcagcaacaacagccgaACACGCTCAACAACCAATCCGTTGCCGGCGGTGGACCGGCAggtgccggtggtggtggtggtggaggccCTCcccaccaacagcaacagctttGTGCCGGGTGTGGTAAGCACATTCAAGATCGCTTCCTGCTACGGGCACTCGATCTGCTGTGGCACGAGGATTGCCTCAAGTGCGGTTGTTGCGACTGCCGACTGGGCGAGGTTGGTTCGACGCTGTACACCAAGGGCAACTTGATGCTGTGCAAGCGAGACTACCTGCG ACTGTTTGGCAACACTGGTTTCTGTGCCGCGTGCAACAAGGTTATTCCGGCATTCGAGATGGTAATGCGAGCCCGCAACAACGTATACCATCTGGAGTGCTTTGCCTGTCAACAGTGCAACCATCG GTTCTGCGTTGGCGATAAGTTCTACCTGTGCGAGAATAAGATCTTGTGCGAATACGACTACGAGGAGCGGCTTGTGTTTGCTTCGATGGCCAACCATCCAATGCTGAAGCGTCAGATCTCGCAAGGTAGCGGTGGTCCTGTAATGCAAAACGGTcatggtggaggtggtggtggcggcggcggtggtggtggtggtgggggaGGAGGGGGAGGAGCCGGCAACGGTGGACCCCAGATGCAGGCTGGACCGGGCCAGGGCATGGGTGGTATCCCTTCTCCTCAGCAAAACGGTGCAAATGGTAACCTGATGGGACTCGTTGGCCAGCGGAATACCGGCGGTGGAGGTACGGCTAGCGGTGCTggaggtggtggcggtggtggtggtggtgttgtaggtggtggtgctggtggagttggaggaggcgatcacaacaacaacagcagcagtttgTCCGCGGCCCTGGCAGGTGGTCCGTCACCCTTCGGTACACCCGCGCACATCAAGGCGGCTCTTAGCACGGCGAGCTAA